In the Streptomyces sp. NBC_01237 genome, GGGGCGCAGGACCGGCGCGGTGTCACCATCGGTGATCAGCGCGGTGAGTTCCGGTGCCCAGCCGTCGAACTCGGCCGCGATCCGCGCGGCGGCCGCGGCGGCATCGGTGAAGTCGATGGTGGCGAACCAGTCCTGCGGCCTGGTCAGCGCCACGTAGGTGTGCAGGGTGTCGGCGCTTTCCCGGTGAGCGAAGATCTCCCTGCCCGGCGCGGGCGCCATCAGCATCCCGCCGCCGACCGCCTTCGCGGCGGCCGGGTGGCGGGTGTCGGCGTCGTACAGGTAGGTCTCGACGACCGATGTGCCGGCGTACTCGGGTGTGGCGGTGGTGAGCAGTGGCCGGACCCGTGACCAGGCGCCGTCCGCACCGACCAGCAGGCTCGTGACGACGGTCCCGCCGCCGGCGAACGTCACCTCGTGGCGGCCCGGTCCCAGGGCGCGGGCTCCGCTGACCTTGTGCCCCCACCGGACGGTGCCGGCCGGGAGCGAGTCGAGCAAGACCTGTCGTAACTCGCCGCGTTGCACCTCGGGGCGTCCGCCCGTGCCGTCGTCGGCCTTGTCGAACAGGACGGTTCCGTCCGGGTCGAGGATCCGCGTCGCCTGGCGGCCCTCCATGACGATGGCGTGGAACTCGTCCATCAGGCCGGCCGCCTTGAGGGCGAGCTGTCCGTTGTAGTCGTGGATGTCGAGCATCCCGCCCTGTGTGCGCACCGTCGGGGAGGACTCCGCCTCGTAGACCGTGGCCGGTATTCCGTGGACGTGCAGGACGCGGGCCAGCGTGAGTCCGCCGAGTCCTGCGCCGATGACCGTGACGGGAATGTGCATGGTGGCTCCTCGCGATCGGGGCCGCCCAGTGAGCTCCGGACTGCCGTCTCCCACACGTTGCCGGACCTCACCGACAAGCCACCGACATCGAACCGGCAGCCGCCGATGGATGACCGACACCACACATCGGTCCCGACCTACCCGGTCCCGTCACCTACCCCGGGCCCGACACCTACCCCGGCCCGGACCACGACGGCGAGATGTCCTGACCGGGAGTGACCCGATGCGAGCCCCACTGCTGGGCCGGTCGGGCAGAATTGCCGCGACCAGCTCGGTCATGGCATCGGCAGCCTCGGCGTACCGGCCTTCCACGGAGAGTCCGGCAGCCCACTCATGCAGCCCTTCGACCACGGGGGCTCCGGACAGTTCGGCCTGTGCACGGCCGATGGCGAACATCTCGGCGCGCATGGCGAGCCCTTCGGCGCGTCGACCCAGACCGTACAGCTCTCTCGGGCACGTGTTGGGGGCCCCGTACAGCACATCCGCACGGACAGGTTCGGCCGGATCGATGGACCGCGCCGCGGCCACCGCTTCCTCGTGCAGCGCGAGGCCGGCCGGATGCTTCCTGCGGGAGCTCCGGTGAAAGGGCCCGTGGGTCCTCGCCGAATTCACTCCCTGCCCCCTCGGTCGCGTCTACCGGTCGGGCTGTTGCCCGACTCCTGGAACCGGAGCGGGCGGTGCTGATCAGGAGGCCGGGACGGCCGCTGAGGACGACGGCCGGGAGTTCACCGGCGAGTCCCTTGAGTGCGGTGTTGCGTCCGATGTGAACCTGACGGAAAGGTTCAGGCGCGCGGCAGCACGCCCAGGAGCGCCGAGGTGAAGGAGACGCGCAGTGCGTCACGCAGCTCCAGGTGGAGCACGCAGAGGGCGGGCTCGTCCGCGTAGGCGGCAACGAGGCTGGGGGGCGGCGGTACGTACGCCGACAGGGCACCCGCCGAGACCAGGCTCATCAGGCAGAACGTCTGCGCGCCGTCGCCGAGTTCGGGCACATGGCGGCGCACGAGTTCGACCATGGCCGCGAGCCGCGTGAGGGCGGAACGCTTGTGCCGCTTGACCACCTCGACCGAGACGTTGTGCTCAAGGACTCCGCCCTGCGCGCCGAAGAGGTCGCACAGCACCACCCGGTCTGCCAGTGACCGGCTGAGCACCTCGGCCAGCTGGCCTGCCCGCGCCTCCGGTGCCGCGGACGCCTCGATGCCCGCGGCCAGCTCCCCCGCCAGCTCCGCGAGCCAGTTCTCCAGAGAAACGTCCAGCAGTTCGAGCAGCACCGCCTCGCGCGACTCGAAATACCGCAGGACGTTCGACTTGGCCAGGCCCACCCGCCGGCTGAGTTCGTTGAGGGTCACCTCGGCCACGGTCATCTCGTCGAGCATCGCCGCCGCCGTGTCCAGGATCGCCCGGCGACGGATCTCCCGCTGCTCCGCGCTTCGCGCCCGCTGGAATGTCACGTCATCAGCCTATCTTAGAGACCATCGGTCTCTTGACAGAAGACCGGCGGTCTCTTACGTTGATCCCCCCAGCAAATAACAGACCGATGGTTTCTTCAGGAGTGCGTCGTGAGCGGCAACTGGACCGAGAAGCACATCCCTGATCAGCACGGCCGGGTCGCGATCGTGACCGGCGCCAACACCGGGCTGGGCTTCGAGACCGCCCGGGTGCTCGCCGCACGCGGGGCAACGGTGGTCCTGGCCGTCCGCGACGTCGAGAAGGGAAAGCAAGCAGCCGCCCGCATGGCCGGCGACGTCACCGTCCAGGCCCTCGACCTGACCTCCCTGGACTCGATCCGGTCCGCGGCGGCCGACCTGCGCACCGCCCACCCGCGCATCGACCTTCTGATCAACAACGCGGGCGTGATGTACACCCCGAAGCAGACCACCGTCGACGGCTTCGAGCTGCAGTTCGGCACCAACCACCTCGGCCACTTCGCCCTGACCGGCCTGCTGCTGGACCGGCTCCTGCCCGTACCCGGCTCCCGCGTCGTGACGGTCAGCAGCATCGGCCACCGCATCCGGGCCGCCATCCACTTCGACGACCTGCAGTGGGAGCGCTCTTACGGCCGCGCCGCCGCCTACGGCCAGGCCAAACTGGCCAACCTGATGTTCACGTACGAACTGCAGCGCCGGCTCGCACCGCACGGCACCACGGTCGCGGTCGCCGCCCACCCCGGCGTGTCCAACACCGAGCTCACCCGCTACACACCCGCCGCGCTTCGCGTGCCCCTCACCTGGCTCGCACCGCTGCTCACCCAGAAGGCCGAGATGGGCGCCCTGCCCACCCTGCGCGCCGCCACCGATCCGGCCGTCACCGGCGGCCAGTACTACGGCCCCGGCGGCCGGAGGGAGATGCGCGGCTACCCGAAGCTGGTCACCTCCAGCCCCGACTCCCACGACCGGGCCGCACAGCAACGCCTGTGGACCGTCTCCGAGGAGCTCACCGGGGTGACATTTTCAACGGTGCTTCCGCAGCGGGATTCCTGAGGCCGCGACCGGGTTCCCCCGGTGTACACCGCTTCCTGGCCTCCGACGTGTACGCGCGCGACGGCGCGGGCCCCCGTGTCCTCGCCGTCGCTGCCGCCGACCGCGCCCGCACAAGCTCAACGGCCGTCCGCACGTCCTCATGGCCTGTCACAGGAGTCGCAGGACGCCGGGAGCACGATCGTCGAAGATCTCGACCAGCCAATCAAAGACAGTGGGTCCGCGTCCTTCTCTCGCCGCGGCCAGATCAGCGCTGACAGAAGGACGGTTCGTGGGGTGACAGCGTGACAACCGGATCTCCAGCTGACGAGCTGTTTCCGGATGGCCGAGATGCTCGCGAGACACCTGGTGGTCGCGCCACTCCACCGCATAGTCGTCGTCCGGCGTTCCGAAGCCACCGCTGAGGCAGTCGGAGAAGGCATCGAGGTTTCGACCGAAGTAGCCCCCGGGACCATTGATCGCTTCGCCGATGACTCGCCAGAAGTCCTCCAGCGTTCTGATCTGCGTGCCGTCCAGCACATATGTCGGTGTCACGGCTCGGAGAATACGTGCGGTTCCGCACCGTGTCGCTCCGATTCCCACGGCGTGCCGGCAGGACCGTCGCAGGCCGGTGCGCCGCTGGAATCATCGCGGACGCGCCGGCCGTGTGCGACCACCACACGGAACCGGTGGCCCCTTCGAAGACCGTATCCGCGCGGACGTGGCCCACAGGAGAATCACGGGAGAACCCTTGGTCAAGGACACCTCGGAGGCCGGTCAGCGGGGTGCTGAGGATTTCCTGCGCTTCGGCATCATGCCGGGCCCGCCGGTCCCGCGGCACCTACGGGAGGACGATGTTCCGGCCCGGTCCGCCGTCGACGGTGTCCTTCCCCGGGCCGCCGCCGACCAGGTCGTTGCCGCCCTCGCCGTGCAGTGTGTCGTCGCCGGGGCCGCCGAGGACGATGTCGTTGCCCTCCCCGCCCATGAGGTGGTCGTCGTCCCGGCCGCCGTACAAGATGTCCGCACCGCCGTAGGCCTCGATCATGTCGTCGCCCCGGCCGCCCCACAGCCGCTGGTCGCTGTCGTCGCCCATCAAGTGGTCCATGCCGTCGCCGCCGTCCAGGATCACGCGCCCCATGACCATGTCGTTCCCCGCGTCGCCCCGCACCGTGTGCGCAGTGTGGGCGTGCAGTTCGTCGTCGCCGGGGCCGCCGTGGACGGTGGCGACCCCGGGGTCGCTGGTGGCGATCCTGTCGTCGCCGTCTCCGAGGAAGACGTCGATCCGGTCCGGCCGGGCCTTGCCGGTGGGCAGTTCACAGACGACGTAGGTGTCGTCCCCGGGTGCGAGGTACGCGCAGTGGTCGCCGGGTTCGAGCGGGACCGCGTCGCGGAAGCCGATCCGCCGGACCCCTGCGCCCAGATCCATGGGGATCACGTGGAGGTCGTTGGCCTGTCCCGCGGCGGCGGTGAAGACGATCGACTGCGCCGCCCAGTCGGCGCCGACGCGGGCCTTCCCCCCGGTGGCGGCGGAGGTCGCGGCTGCCGGGGCGGCGGCCAGGCCGGTGGCGAGCAGGGTCACGACGACCACGCG is a window encoding:
- a CDS encoding calcium-binding protein, with product MNRHKATVRVVVVTLLATGLAAAPAAATSAATGGKARVGADWAAQSIVFTAAAGQANDLHVIPMDLGAGVRRIGFRDAVPLEPGDHCAYLAPGDDTYVVCELPTGKARPDRIDVFLGDGDDRIATSDPGVATVHGGPGDDELHAHTAHTVRGDAGNDMVMGRVILDGGDGMDHLMGDDSDQRLWGGRGDDMIEAYGGADILYGGRDDDHLMGGEGNDIVLGGPGDDTLHGEGGNDLVGGGPGKDTVDGGPGRNIVLP
- a CDS encoding FAD-dependent oxidoreductase; this translates as MHIPVTVIGAGLGGLTLARVLHVHGIPATVYEAESSPTVRTQGGMLDIHDYNGQLALKAAGLMDEFHAIVMEGRQATRILDPDGTVLFDKADDGTGGRPEVQRGELRQVLLDSLPAGTVRWGHKVSGARALGPGRHEVTFAGGGTVVTSLLVGADGAWSRVRPLLTTATPEYAGTSVVETYLYDADTRHPAAAKAVGGGMLMAPAPGREIFAHRESADTLHTYVALTRPQDWFATIDFTDAAAAAARIAAEFDGWAPELTALITDGDTAPVLRPQYALPTSHRWDRVPGVTLIGDAAHLAPPNGDGANLAMYDGAELGRALAAHPEDIEAALTEYEHAMFPRGAAATTSEGGEIPRTDSEYNTAQGLVSMITEKSR
- a CDS encoding SDR family NAD(P)-dependent oxidoreductase; the encoded protein is MSGNWTEKHIPDQHGRVAIVTGANTGLGFETARVLAARGATVVLAVRDVEKGKQAAARMAGDVTVQALDLTSLDSIRSAAADLRTAHPRIDLLINNAGVMYTPKQTTVDGFELQFGTNHLGHFALTGLLLDRLLPVPGSRVVTVSSIGHRIRAAIHFDDLQWERSYGRAAAYGQAKLANLMFTYELQRRLAPHGTTVAVAAHPGVSNTELTRYTPAALRVPLTWLAPLLTQKAEMGALPTLRAATDPAVTGGQYYGPGGRREMRGYPKLVTSSPDSHDRAAQQRLWTVSEELTGVTFSTVLPQRDS
- a CDS encoding barstar family protein — translated: MTPTYVLDGTQIRTLEDFWRVIGEAINGPGGYFGRNLDAFSDCLSGGFGTPDDDYAVEWRDHQVSREHLGHPETARQLEIRLSRCHPTNRPSVSADLAAAREGRGPTVFDWLVEIFDDRAPGVLRLL
- a CDS encoding TetR/AcrR family transcriptional regulator, whose amino-acid sequence is MTFQRARSAEQREIRRRAILDTAAAMLDEMTVAEVTLNELSRRVGLAKSNVLRYFESREAVLLELLDVSLENWLAELAGELAAGIEASAAPEARAGQLAEVLSRSLADRVVLCDLFGAQGGVLEHNVSVEVVKRHKRSALTRLAAMVELVRRHVPELGDGAQTFCLMSLVSAGALSAYVPPPPSLVAAYADEPALCVLHLELRDALRVSFTSALLGVLPRA